DNA from Cottoperca gobio chromosome 4, fCotGob3.1, whole genome shotgun sequence:
GAAATTGCAGGGTTGTGAGGGATAAGAGGCAACGTAGTCAAGCCAACAGATACATTGACGATGGTagtgctttaaaaacacaaaccctCCACCCCTCATATTCCCTAGTCCTGCAATTGAAGAGCCCCCATTAAAGTGGATTTGACTCAATatgaatttgtttttcaaaaagacAAACCATAGATTcttaaaatgcatttgtatAGAGTAAGTAACACTTCAATCAAACCCTTGTCTGATTCTTTCTGGAACATTTAGAGAGAAAAAACTGTTGCATCAAAATTGTGGTGAGCTTTCCTTGCATATGCCATATTGTGACAATGGTGTTTCTATGGTAACTGTACATTTCAGACCTGCAAAAGAATAGAAAAAGAGTTGTTTTCACTGGGAGGATTTGTCCTCGCTTCACCCGTACAGCAGCCAGAAGGTGCTTGATAGACACCTTGCTTAGAGCTTGAAGGCTGTGAGGACAAAAccaataaaaatctaaatcaactGCATAGTTGCTCAGAGTTTCTTTTTAGCTATCATACATTTGCCTAAGCACATATGCCAATGTACAAAACCCTTAAtattataaagaaagaaatggccCAGAAAGTGGACGTCATGGGTGCATGATTTGAAGCGTCCTTTGCTCTTTAACAGATAAACCGACTCAAGTGCTTGCAAGTCTACTCCATTTCCTAAtgtaaaaggagaaagaaatataaagattaGATTTTTCGTGACACCCTGATTTGGTTTATAGAGGAATAGTTAgttgtttcattattatttttttttaaagtttgccTTTGcgtgtttttttctcctctctgttcacTGGCCTGTCTCACAGGCGGTGCAGAGTGACTATGGTGTGCAGCAGTGTCCTTGTCGCCCCTGCAGTATCAGGGCCTTGCCTCCCCTGCCTGCTCCTGCAGTTGAGGACTGTGTGCATGGGCTTCAGCAGCCCCTTCCATCTCTGCTGCTGAGGATGCCTCCGAGCGACGCCGTCCCCTGATGGTACGAGGCCCAGGGCCTGTGTCGGAGCCGGGGCTCAGCAGGCCCAGGGGAGCATCAAGGAGCCCTGGCTCTCGCACCCGAGGCTTTCGGCCTCGACGAGACGGGATGCCGTTGCAGCCGTCCTTCTTGAGGTGGCGGTGCAGGTGATCCGAGCGAACGAATGTCTTAAAGCAGCTTGAGCACTGATAGGGGCGCAGGCCGGTGTGTACACGCATGTGGTTCTTCAGGTCGTAGTTGTGAGCAAAGGCGGCTCCACATTGCGTACACAGGTAAGGCTTCTCTCCTGTATGCTTCCGCATATGAACCTTGAGCTTGTCCTGCctgcaagaaagaaagataaacaaAATCACATCGGGATACACAGACAAAAAATTGAAATGCACTGAAGGATAAGATTACACTTATCTGAATACactcagtacacacacaccgctTCAGGTTTTCTTTTCAGCCTCAGTTACTAATCAGGATAAGTAAtatcatatacaaatatataattaactcaaaatatattattaattctCATATGGTCAATTTAATATGCTTTGGATGGTTTTATTTCCTATTAAACAGCCATCTTTTGAATCTCTTCCAATGGGATTATTCTGTGAGGGCAGCCAGGCCAACTGAGGAGAAGCCATAAACTTTACATCTTTATCGGTGTAATTGCACACAAGAGCGCAACTGTGGACGGGCAAGACAGCTCAATGTTCACTgtgtcagtttttatttttacgatTTCTGTTCACTTGTCTTTGAGGACGACCCCATAACAATTGACAGATTACAagaatgcatttattttgtgaataGAAAACGAGGACTTCATTGTCCTTTGCAGCAGAACAATTCCAAAATCATTTTTGAAAACTTGACGTTTATCTTTGAGTAGTGCTGAAATATAGATGAGTCTGTGAAATATCATCAATTTCTCAGCCTGGTTCTATCCCCACAAGCCGTCATTTGATTGAATTTTGTATAAGAGCAGTTGTCACTTCTAAATGAAATGGCTCATATAGAAGACTTACTTTCCACATACAACTATTACACTCTGATCAAAACAAGACCAAACTACTACTTGACTTCTCTAAATCTAAAGTCATCTCATCACATCCTggaacatgttttactttgtgttgGTACATCACTGCCCACTAAACTTTATCAAGCTGCCTTGGCCTTCATCTGTCTCTCGTctgtcccccccctcccccctttagCCCTTACTATCTCTCTAGCTCCCGAGCACTTTAATCGCCTAACCCTTCTGCACTCAGGGCAGAGGGCTCCTAAACAAACAAGCGTAGTTAAGACAACTCTAtttgaacacacatacacacatgaacacacgcGTATGCCATGTAAGTGGATTAGCTGTCATacgagcaaacaaacaaacccacgGCAACCCTTACAGGTCTTTACAAACTGTGCCCCAAATAAAGAACTTAACAAAGAAACATGTACATAAGtgaggggaaacacacacacacacacacacacacacacacacacacacggaccaaAGCCTTGGAAaaaagcagcacactgactgagGTGAATTATTTAAAGGACAGGAGTGATTTATTACCGTGCGAGGCACACTCTTAACCCTGATCAAACAGGATTAAGATTACAATACCCCCTTCCCACTGCAGGTTGAATTGAGCTAGAAGGCAAATTCAGATTGGTCTTGGCCCTACCTGCCATGTCAGCAGAGGTTCTGGGTATCTCTAGCCAACTTCATCTATTTCCAGCAGCCcactgattaattaattaaaggaaTTATTTCAAGGAAAAGGCAGGACTCCTAAATACAGGGAAACCATGTGCACTGAAGTCCCCTGCTACAGACCTGCCACATTTATCTGAGTGGCACATGGCAGATTTCATTAGAGCGGTAAAGGAGGGACagtgagaggaggggggggggggtgggtgtaACTACTCTGCCGTGGGCAATAATCAACATAACCAAAGATCAAAAGTTCAAATTACTGCATTGGAGCACATAGAGCACCATACAGGCCCCTCTGTATCAGAACACAGCACTTTATAGCAGCCCTCCACTAGATAACACTACCATGGCACAGCCTTCTTTTATAGGACCCCTATGCTAAAATTCTAGGACTTTGCTATGAAGGCTGTTACAATAAAACAGACCTTTTATAACCATATGACCCCCCCTCTCTCAGAGCTAGAATATTCTACATAGCATTTTGATTAGCATTTGGCTACAATGTGACATTGCAAAAACCTGGTTAAGGACACGCCATGAACAAGGTAAACATTTAGATTCACTGTGCAACCTCCCTAATGAAAAGCTAAGTTGGTTAGCGCTAATACTCCTGGCTTTGTGGTGTTTCCCACTGCTGGGCGATTTGTCTACAGTGCCAAGTTGAAGACTATTAGTGCATGTGACATGGGGTAGCCACTTCATTAATTGGGCTTACCTGGTAAAGCGCACTTTGCAGATGGCGCATTCATAAGGTTTCTCTCCCGTGTGCGTTCGGATGTGGCGGGGTAGCTTGCCTGCTCCTTGAATGACCTTGGAGCATATGGGGCATTTCTGGAAGGCCTTAGAGCGCATCTTCCTCTcgcctccacctcctcctcctccacccccactGCCTCTCTCACTaacccccctctctcctcctcctcctcctcctctgtcttgGCCTGTTCTGCCCCGTGATAACCAGAGTGGCGGAACTCCCTgtgtcacagcagcagaagcTGGATCCTCATTCTGCGTGCTGTTAAAATAATTCAAGTAAAATTCCATGTCGGGGTCATCCCCATCTCCCGGTTCCTCCCCGGTTGTTGCACGCTCCTTCTGTCTCTCAATGGAGTCCATCATCTGCTGCAGGAGGGCACTGGCAGAACCCCTGTCCCTCGCCATCGCCATCGCCTCCCTACTTCCATCCTCAACCTCTGTCTCCTGCCCCAGCCTGGACTCAGGGGGGAGGTAGAAGTGACCATTTTGGGATGGAGGGTAATAAGATGACCTTAGGCTTGCTCCGTTCCCCTGCACCGTATCCCcgtcctcatcttcctcttcttcctcatcctcttcctctggcTCCTGTGTGGTGGCCTGGGCCAAGGCGAGGGCCAGGGGGGAGTAGTACTCACCAGGTCCAGCAGGAGCCCCATTGCTGGGGGTCCCCCCATTACTGTTGTTAAAGTGCAGGTGTGAGGGCAGGTCCCTGAGCTCTGGcgtgctgcagctgctgctccatTGCGCCCCTTTCAGGAAGTACTCCAGGTACTCCTGGGCCCGCACACGGTTTCCCTGctccctgcctcctctgccCTTGCCCTCCTCATCTTCACCTTCATCTCTTCGCTCACTGCCCGCCTAGTGAAACATGACAAGGAACAAAGAGAATGATTGCAGGTGAAATTTTAACTCtcttcacacagacagatgtacagacagacagacagacagatgtacagacagacagacagatgtacagacagacagacagatgtacagacagacagacaaatgtacagacagacagatgtacagacagacagacagacaaatgtacagacagacagacagacaaatgtacagacagacagacagatgtacagacagacagacagatgtacagacagacagatgtacagacagacagacaaatgtacagacagacagacagacaaatgtacagacagacagacagatgtacagacagacagacagatgtacagacagacagatgtacagacagacagacagatgtacagacagacagatgtacagacagacagatgtacagacagacagacagacagatgtacagacagacagacagatgtacagacagacagacagatgtacagacagacagacagatgtacagtagtaatatagaaaaaaaaagaactattTAAAAGAACAAGGGCAATTTCCCTATACCCACGCGTTCATGCATTCCCACGTACACAACCTCACAAACTCTTGACCTCCATGCCAAATTTAAGCCTTCGAGGGAAAAAACTTTGCCCGCCCAAAGGGTGGGGGAATTTTTGGTCGACCGACCAACCGACATAGCAAGCTATAGAACTGCTGGTCGCGGCTAAAAATCCCTTTCTATAAAGCACATCAGCTTAGGTGAAGGATGACAAGAACAACCTAAACCTACAGTAAGGCCTATCAGCATAGGCAGATTACTATCAGGTTATCCTGAATGCACAGCTAGGGGTTCCTTATACCCAGGAGCACATTCATGTGCATATCACAGCTACACTTGATTGTGTTAAAGTGTAGCTGTGATGTGATGCGTCTGTAGTGGGCAAAATAGCATGCTGTCCTTGCACACACGCTATTGGCTCAGAATGAGTAAGTGCTGAACCCAAATgctgtggatgtgtgtttggCATGGTGAGAGAGACTGATAAAGGCCATGATGTAAGCTTGACTATGCTGACTATTTAATGAAGGGGGTGGTATGATGACCAGACACCTCATTCCCTAAGTGGCTGAAGCAGAAGAGCTACATTTTGAATGAGTTATTCCAGTTCGACAACACATCTGCTCAGCAAGAACTGCATCTTAGATGGTCTGTGCTTTGCTATAAATCCTTCAACACACATATTGTGTCACTAATTCACTAAGGCAGAGCAGATCAAATCTCATCCCAAAGCTTAAATTAGTCTGATTTTATTTCTAGTTAATGATCTTGTACCGGCGGGGAGAGCACTTTGGTGTCCAGCAGGTGTGTACAGACGTCCTGGACAGGTGTGATTTCCAGCAGGCGTGCAGCAGCAAGGATGTCAGCAAcactgctgtgactgactgtcaaTGTAGCTGTGTAGACAAAGTCCAGCAACGCTCCCAGAGCCTCCGCCACCACAAAGTCGATGTTGTAGATGTTCTGTTGGTCAGCAGTGACCCCTGAAGTGAAGAGCTTGTGGAAGTAGGAGCTGCAGGACGCCAGGACGGATCGGTGAGCTGGGAACTCCCTCTCCTCGGTAACCAGGAGCACATCACACAGCAGGCCGCTGAGCCGCTGCTTGTTCAGGCTGCCCAGGATGTCTGCGCTGTGCTCAGGGAAAGGGATCCCGACGGGtccttcctctgcctctcctgcccctcctctccctcctccaccactGCTGCTTGCTGTCCCCCTGAGCCGCCTTCCACCCCTCCCACCGGCTCCTGACGACATCTTCCACCAGCCTGCCGCCGAGCCGCCTAGCACAGCCCCCACCCGTGTATCCGTCCTgccgtctgtccgtctgcctgtctgcggggggggggggggggggggatagaggGATGGGATGGAGGggaaagacaaagaggaaaTAATAAATCAGTTCATGACTTTCTTCATGTGGAttaagaaagagagagcaacattgattaattgattcaCCACAGTCAGAAATATACACAGGAATGCTTCAGAACAGAACTCAGTACACACAAAGCGTTCATGGAGGACACAGTTGAAATTTAAACACTGATCCCATTTAAGTCAATCTGTGCTACTTGCCCGATAGCCAAACGGAAAATGTAGGcctatgaaaaataaataaaatcaacagggattaagacaatttttattatttatttatgaagcctacaaaatatacaattaatatgctctcctcaaagccactaGACTTCATTGACAGATTGACTCTCTGATCATCCTAAAACACACTTAATTCAAGAATTACAGAAGCTAAATAGAACTCATCAAAACCTGCTTTGTTAGTCTTTTCACTGTTCCAAGAATCACAAACTCTGCTTGCTTTGCACAGAAGCAACAGTCCCACTGAAACAAGCAGTCTCATTATGACTATCATGAACTGATCGGAGCAGCATTAACCTTAGTTTGGAACAACCGACATAATTGTGCACGTGCGTGTGCCGCTGCGCTGATACAGTCTCTTCAACGACACTTACATAGCCCACTTATATAGTCTTGGTATTATCGTCTAAAGATCCTGAGGCTACAAAAAGGAGTCCTACTGTAAGAACCCTGAGGATACAAAGGTATTATACATTGTCacgcatatacagtatatctaccACAAGGGATTAGTGCACAGTACATAACACAGTgggtagacacacacatacagacgcTCTCAGCTAAATTTACAAAGTTGGTTCATAtcagtttgtgtgtaaatgtgtatcgTTTTCAGCTGTAAAAAGCTGAAACTGCTGCATACCTGCATACATACAGGTGGTAGATCTGCAACCTAATATGGCCCATTTAAAAagtgttgacattatttttctctatcCTATATGGTATGTGTATGACCTTCATCCGAGTAAACTGTGTATTGACTTTTTCAGTCTCTAAATAAATTTAAAATGAGTCACTCTAACGAGTCATCTTTATTCATTAGAATCTTGGCAATTCAAAAACTACTACTCTACTGAGTTTTCACATCAACACGTTGACAGTTTCatgaaaagatgtgtttttattcccaAGCCATCGATATCAAAATCTCTCCCGATGATGCGTTTCTTCaataccaaaacaaaacaactaattaaGGTTTCTAAAGTCATGTTGTGCTCTGCGAGTGTCCTGACCTGGATCTGAACTTCACAGTGAGCGGTTGACATTTGCTACATATGTTAAACGCtgtaaataatcttttttttttggaaggagTAGCTCATGTAATAGAGTAGCAAAAACAGCTAATTCAAACATTGCACTCAAGTGTCCCAAGTAACTGGAGAGAAGCCACACAATGACACCACAGTGATGAACGTCACAACAGCTTGGAACTGATTTTAAAGCAAATCTACTGGCACAACAATTGTTTCCAGATTTACTACAACACGAGTGTGACGATGTGCAAAAAGAAAGTTTCTGGTGGCACTGAATAAATAGTGGCTCACAACAATTTTCCATTGTTTGAATTGCTTAGGAAGGTTTCtgaccagacacacacatcgaAATATTTTGTATCTCCTTTAGCGTAGGATATACTGGACCATCCTTtactaacaaaaaaaaataaaaatagggagataatgccgtcccacaattccttgcagcagcaacatttaaagcgaTGCACCATTCGGCCGACAGTAACATCTGCCGCCGCTGTTGTTGTACACTGtggatacatttaaaacattattcttAGGAATTGGGATTCTGTTGTGGATAGGAATCCAGTTAGTCACTGTATTCAAAttgcttaaaaaaacaaaaacaacaaagaatatCCGCTATCGCATAGTGCAAGTCAGATTCTCTTAGCACTGTGGTTGTCTTTTCCTAAGTCCTTGttaattctccttcacatctttccttgacctcatgacGTTTTCCAAAAGGAGGTTAAGGAAAAGACTATAGGATGTTTGTTTGACTATTCGACCACAGACCGTGACTTTGTGACTAAGTGAAGATGTTGATGTACtttatatgtgtgcgtgtgcaggtagctgtttttttattttttatctgcgGGGGTGTGTGCATGCACTTGTGCAAGAAACTAAGTAATAGACAGATAGGCAGAGTACAGTGGGGATCagagtgcatgctgggagctgGACTGTGCAGCTTGTTCATTCTGTGTCAGTCGAGAGCTGGGGAGGTTAGCAAGGGAGGTGGAGgaaaagggaggagggagggggctgCCAGAGCAGACCCTGTGGAAAAACTccacaggaggaggaagaggacacgCAACAAGCTGCGAGGCAACAGTATTAAAAAGGGAGGTTGTCAATCCGGTCTGAGCTGGTTACCCCACCCTGTACTGTGTGCCAAGTTTCAGGAAAGGCTGTCCCCTCGCTCACGTGTGGGGGGAGATTAAAATGATCGACTGAAGCCTGCGCagtggggggcggggggggggggttcagcaGAACAAGCCATCCTCGATTTCTCTATTAACACAATCACACATGCAAATACTGGAACATCACGGAGACATCAATAacgcacaaaacacacacgcacataaacaGACATATAGGACATCCACCCAAGCCAACCCCCCTCTCCATCTGCCAGGGATACCCAGCAGGGGGTGAGGCCGGGAGGGGGCtggggggaggagaggatgcGTTGAGTGTGTTGCTAGCCGTTCAAATGACATTCCTTCAGATCAGCCCTCCTCGTATGTTTGTACACTACACCCCACCACCAAACCTGCCTAACCTGGCGGCCTCTCCTTTTCCCTACCTgttcaccttttcttttctctccacgGTTATACTTTCTGTCTCCACACCTTGAGATCTAGCAACATGTCAGCTGTGCCTGCCCACAAGTGAAAATAAGGTAAAGCCTTCGGCAGGAGACATTTGTTCAAACTTATCATGATCCTCTAAATAGGTCAATGATTGTATTAATTTCGGCAAAACATTGATAATTATAAAAGTTTATATATTGAAAGAACACAGGTTATATTACAGAGTTCTGCTTTGTTTGATTATTGGTCACATCTTTAACGGCTGCACTGTTTCTTCCTCCTTACTGCACGTCTCCCTTAACTCAATTAAGTTTTGATGGACAGCTGACCACAAAGTCTCTGCAAACACTGCCAATGTCTTTCCCAGAGCTCTGATGAAACCGGACTGTCAGACATGGCATGAGCACATTTTATTATCCAAGCCCTCATCTGAATATGCTgcgaggggaggggaggggaggcgagggcaaagacaaagagagatggcacaggagggagagaggaagagagagcagagtgagATGAGATGGAAGAAAGAGCAAGACAAAGGGCAACCGCATGGCTACTGGTCACGTCCTTCACAGGTGGAAATAGATCTCTGTGAGCCCATCCAGACCCGAGCCAACCTGCTTCTCtcgaacacagacacacagcaccTGCACTAGACCAAGCTTTGTTGCAAGCTTTTGTAGCGCGTTATCCCCCGTACATATAGCTGACCCTGGGTCACGGCTTTGTGGGGTAAAGACGCTGAGCTGAGAggagataaaacacacacacacacacacacacacacacacacacacacacacacacacacacacacacacacacacaaacacaaatgcaattAAGTGCCAACGAAGCACGGAGAGACTACTCTGCATTCAGGAGCTACCTGTCCCTGGATAACCCCGCAAAGAGCACTaagaaagaggaaacacagTGCAACAAACCTGATCCTGACACCTCCCCATGGCTCGAAACATTCCTTATCACTAATTCATGCCTGTGGGTGACAAGGCCCGCAACCCAGCACAAAGCGGCGCAGCAGCGGTCTGTGTCCCTGGTGTTCCACTTCCAGGGAAGGGCCTTCTATCAATGTCCAATCAAAGAGCAACCAGGTCTGCTTTGCAAGTCAAACAACTGCTTTAACACAGGACCAAACCTGCCCTCATCATCTCCATCTCACCCCTTCCCATTTCCACACACATCAAGGACAGATATCAAAATCACACTTGAGGAATGAAACAACCCACATCGGTCTCCTGTAAAGCAGTTTCTTTAGTTGACTGCGCTGTGTGTGTTCCTACTACGCACGCCAAGACCGTCACACCCAATTTGCTTGTCATTCACTGACACATATTGACATCAGGCCGTGGTTGCAGttagtaaatgtgtttttatcattcCTGATATGTATCATCTAAGGACGGCATAATTTCCACTCTCAAAGTATCTCTGTCTTTGGCTGACACATACCAGTCATTCCTAAATACAAAGGAACAAACTGTTAACCCTGTGCAACCTCAGATGTTTCTAAgatagacaaaataaataaatacctaaCCTTACTGGCAATAACATctttaaaggttgttttttttaactcgAAAAATGCATAAAGTAAAGATAATTACTatcaaactattaaaaaaaaaagtaacatcAGTTATTTCACTCACCATTACCATTTTGGAGGACCGTTTAGGAATTTTAAAAGCAAATATCCTCCCTTAGGTCTCCTTTTATTCATAACTTTCAGTTACTAGTTTCTCAGACTTTGGCATACAAAAATAATGCACAATTCAAAACTACTGAGCAACCCAACTTCAAGCGAGAGCAGTCAGAGCAAACATAACTGAATCATTGATCCCATAAATGTTAATGCAGTACAGATCGGGTCACCTTTTAGTACTGAAATACAGTCATTCAGTTTATAAACACCTTGTGAAGTGTTAATAGCTTTTACAAGAGAACAATTCTTAGGTTACTCCAGATTTTACACTTCATGCATGCAAGTGTTTGTATTAAGATTAGAGtgcaacagaaatacaaagtcagGACTGAAAACAACTGAAAAATCTGGATATTAAACAAGTTGAAGACTTTGGAAGCCCTTTGCTCTTTTCTATGCCTCCATGAACCTTTCTTTATTGTTTGACTTTCCTCCCCTGTCCTCATTTCACCACCTATGTCAGCTCTATGGCAACAAACCTGCCCAGCCCGTCTTGGTGCAACGGAATCACGTTCACTCAGATCAAGTGGGTTCAAGGTCGGACCAAGATAACACAAGATAATCGGAATGGGGAG
Protein-coding regions in this window:
- the zbtb7a gene encoding zinc finger and BTB domain-containing protein 7A, producing the protein MGFQNSISQSALPMAIQEREQLPAYPDKETGRRTDGRTDTRVGAVLGGSAAGWWKMSSGAGGRGGRRLRGTASSSGGGGRGGAGEAEEGPVGIPFPEHSADILGSLNKQRLSGLLCDVLLVTEEREFPAHRSVLASCSSYFHKLFTSGVTADQQNIYNIDFVVAEALGALLDFVYTATLTVSHSSVADILAAARLLEITPVQDVCTHLLDTKVLSPPAGSERRDEGEDEEGKGRGGREQGNRVRAQEYLEYFLKGAQWSSSCSTPELRDLPSHLHFNNSNGGTPSNGAPAGPGEYYSPLALALAQATTQEPEEEDEEEEEDEDGDTVQGNGASLRSSYYPPSQNGHFYLPPESRLGQETEVEDGSREAMAMARDRGSASALLQQMMDSIERQKERATTGEEPGDGDDPDMEFYLNYFNSTQNEDPASAAVTQGVPPLWLSRGRTGQDRGGGGGGERGVSERGSGGGGGGGGGERKMRSKAFQKCPICSKVIQGAGKLPRHIRTHTGEKPYECAICKVRFTRQDKLKVHMRKHTGEKPYLCTQCGAAFAHNYDLKNHMRVHTGLRPYQCSSCFKTFVRSDHLHRHLKKDGCNGIPSRRGRKPRVREPGLLDAPLGLLSPGSDTGPGPRTIRGRRRSEASSAAEMEGAAEAHAHSPQLQEQAGEARP